In Elusimicrobiota bacterium, one genomic interval encodes:
- a CDS encoding heavy-metal-associated domain-containing protein has protein sequence MWTKKVSIVLTVGMMVGTLWAGSSQTHPAHGNDPVLPGVPTLSPGYYTAKIGAITCGGCGPTIEKTMRQVPGIGAAQVDPKEGTVRFAVLVNKEVQVAQLQEALKVSADQMGMGADYKLTDIKKIKKGSK, from the coding sequence ATGTGGACAAAAAAAGTAAGTATAGTTCTGACCGTGGGAATGATGGTGGGTACGTTGTGGGCGGGATCATCCCAAACCCACCCCGCCCATGGGAATGACCCCGTTTTGCCGGGTGTCCCAACCCTCTCCCCGGGTTATTACACGGCTAAAATCGGGGCGATCACGTGCGGCGGATGTGGCCCGACGATCGAAAAGACAATGCGCCAGGTTCCGGGGATCGGAGCGGCCCAGGTGGACCCGAAGGAGGGAACGGTTCGCTTTGCGGTATTGGTGAACAAAGAAGTTCAGGTGGCCCAACTGCAAGAGGCGTTAAAGGTTTCTGCCGATCAGATGGGGATGGGGGCCGATTACAAATTGACCGACATAAAAAAAATTAAAAAAGGGTCCAAATAA
- a CDS encoding TolC family protein: MKYSVRITLFALFSFSVVGPSSVRGTEGEVGLSSSPLSLEHVLVVVQRDNPEIKAARERWRAFAARVSQAATPTKPRVDFERMDAPRGDHVWTDAGERNLVISQELPFPTTLYFMGQRARQEAKAAESAFHSKEHDVLSRAKQAYARLFLSHHAIEIFKEYVNLMGQFSKVAEAKYAAGKASQIDALKAQVELSKMLNELVTLQQEKEINEALLNTLLNRPPGSLLGRPIDPDPRPLAVSLSELEAEAVIARPDLREAAFIVDKSRTQVTLSRSDYLPDLMLQYRQRNRVNGTDSHDAMVGVTVPLWFWKQGALVREARAERDMAQAEYQTLKNQTLFDVKSFLVKAQTAQRLVDLYQTSVLPQAEHALKITEASYRADRMGFLELLDAVRSLLQFRLEHYEHLAQFEQFKAELERVVGVRVVTKEAR, from the coding sequence ATGAAATATTCTGTTCGAATCACACTTTTTGCCCTGTTCAGTTTTTCGGTCGTCGGTCCTTCATCGGTTAGGGGAACCGAGGGGGAGGTTGGGCTTTCTTCCTCCCCCTTGAGTTTGGAGCATGTTCTGGTCGTGGTTCAAAGGGACAATCCGGAGATTAAGGCCGCGCGCGAACGCTGGCGGGCTTTTGCCGCCCGGGTTTCCCAGGCGGCCACGCCGACGAAGCCCCGGGTGGATTTTGAACGGATGGACGCGCCGCGGGGCGACCATGTGTGGACCGACGCGGGCGAAAGAAATCTGGTGATTTCCCAGGAACTCCCCTTCCCCACGACACTCTACTTCATGGGCCAGCGGGCTCGCCAGGAGGCCAAGGCGGCGGAGTCGGCCTTTCATTCGAAGGAACACGATGTCCTTTCCCGGGCCAAGCAAGCCTACGCTCGGCTGTTTCTCTCTCACCACGCCATCGAGATCTTTAAAGAATACGTGAATTTAATGGGACAGTTTTCAAAGGTGGCCGAAGCCAAATACGCGGCGGGGAAAGCGTCTCAGATTGACGCGCTTAAAGCCCAGGTCGAACTATCCAAAATGTTGAATGAACTGGTCACACTTCAACAGGAAAAAGAAATCAACGAAGCCCTATTGAATACATTACTGAACCGCCCCCCCGGATCCCTTTTGGGAAGACCCATTGATCCGGATCCGAGGCCCCTCGCGGTTTCCCTGTCCGAACTGGAGGCTGAGGCGGTAATAGCCCGGCCGGACTTACGGGAGGCGGCTTTTATCGTCGACAAAAGCCGTACCCAAGTGACTTTGAGTCGATCGGATTACCTGCCTGACCTGATGCTCCAATACCGGCAACGAAATAGAGTGAACGGAACCGACAGTCACGACGCCATGGTGGGGGTCACGGTTCCCCTATGGTTTTGGAAGCAAGGGGCCCTGGTGCGGGAGGCTCGCGCCGAACGAGACATGGCACAGGCTGAATATCAGACTCTCAAAAACCAGACACTGTTTGATGTGAAATCTTTTTTGGTGAAAGCTCAGACCGCTCAACGACTGGTGGATTTGTACCAAACGAGTGTGCTGCCCCAGGCCGAGCATGCCTTAAAGATCACGGAAGCCTCTTACCGCGCCGATCGAATGGGTTTCTTGGAACTGTTGGACGCGGTTCGGTCGCTTCTTCAATTTCGTTTAGAACATTACGAGCATTTAGCCCAATTCGAACAGTTTAAGGCCGAACTGGAGCGTGTGGTCGGCGTTCGTGTGGTGACGAAGGAGGCAAGATGA
- a CDS encoding efflux RND transporter periplasmic adaptor subunit — MKKHILISLSGILLLGGAVFFTACGRGTEKGTNTAGSSHAAKYHCPMHPTYVSERAGDCPICGMRLVPIESEENHAASIPGNPTGVQEKRLLYYRNPMDPRITSPVPMQDGMGMDYVPVYEEDAAEMRESTVPGLAPIRFPAEREQLIGVKTSAVVRRKISKVIRASGRIAYDPDLYSAVVEYREALKSKVNVQKSPWAEVRERTDGLISASVLRLRQMGLSDSQIDRLGRAKRDPTNLLLATEGGSVWVYADVFEYESGLVKSGQEMEITSVAFPGRTFHGKIVAVDTILNRETRTLRARGEVPSAGLLKPEMYVDVKIPIPLGQRLTVPEEAVMRTGTRSIVFVQTGPGRFEPREVVVGQEGKDAVEILSGIEEGEAVVTSANFLIDSESKIKSALSLSSGPSH; from the coding sequence ATGAAAAAGCACATTTTGATTTCGCTTTCGGGAATCCTTTTGTTGGGGGGGGCGGTATTTTTTACGGCCTGTGGGCGAGGTACCGAAAAAGGAACAAACACGGCGGGATCTTCCCACGCCGCGAAATACCATTGCCCGATGCATCCCACCTATGTTTCGGAACGGGCCGGGGACTGTCCGATTTGCGGGATGCGTTTGGTCCCCATCGAATCGGAGGAAAATCACGCGGCTTCGATTCCTGGGAACCCGACCGGTGTTCAAGAGAAAAGACTTCTTTATTACAGGAACCCCATGGATCCCCGTATCACCTCACCCGTTCCCATGCAGGACGGCATGGGGATGGATTACGTCCCTGTTTATGAAGAGGATGCGGCGGAAATGCGGGAATCGACTGTCCCTGGCCTCGCCCCCATTCGGTTTCCAGCGGAACGGGAACAGTTGATTGGGGTGAAAACGTCCGCAGTGGTGCGCCGGAAAATATCAAAAGTGATTCGGGCCAGTGGTCGAATTGCTTACGATCCGGACCTCTACAGCGCGGTGGTGGAATACCGGGAAGCCTTGAAATCCAAGGTGAACGTTCAAAAAAGTCCCTGGGCGGAGGTGCGGGAAAGGACAGATGGATTGATTTCCGCTTCTGTCTTGAGACTGCGTCAAATGGGTTTGTCGGATTCACAGATCGATCGTCTGGGCCGGGCCAAGCGGGACCCAACGAACTTGCTGCTCGCCACGGAGGGGGGCTCTGTTTGGGTTTACGCGGACGTATTTGAATATGAATCGGGTTTGGTGAAAAGCGGCCAGGAAATGGAAATCACGAGCGTGGCTTTCCCGGGGCGAACGTTTCACGGAAAGATCGTGGCGGTGGACACAATTCTAAACCGTGAAACGCGAACCTTGCGGGCTCGGGGCGAAGTCCCCTCGGCCGGGTTATTGAAACCGGAAATGTATGTGGACGTCAAGATTCCGATACCCTTAGGCCAACGTTTGACGGTCCCGGAAGAAGCGGTGATGCGCACGGGAACCCGCAGTATTGTTTTTGTGCAAACCGGGCCCGGCCGATTTGAACCGCGGGAAGTCGTGGTAGGCCAAGAGGGGAAAGATGCCGTGGAAATTCTATCGGGGATAGAGGAAGGGGAAGCGGTGGTGACCTCGGCCAATTTCCTCATCGATTCGGAATCAAAAATAAAATCCGCCTTGTCTTTGTCCAGCGGTCCTTCCCATTGA
- a CDS encoding heavy metal translocating P-type ATPase — translation MIDPVCGMTVLEPPTIATEWNGKQFGFCNPKCREKFLSDPEPYSGGKGNKAIVPEDHRDGEYTCPMDPEVVQVGPGICPKCGMALEPKTISVAEKPNRELEDMTRRFWWSAGLSLPLFLLEMSGAVVGRHGGLTGWAQFLLATPVVLWGGGPFFVRGWASLVRRSPNMFTLIGLGTGVAYLYSMVATLFPNVFPAVFRDEAGRVGLYFEAAAVIVTLVLLGQVMELRARDRTSDAIKKLMNLSPRTARRIGSDGREEDVSLASVQKGDRLRVRPGESVPVDGVVEEGRSSVDESMISGEPIPIEKGPGDPVTGGTVNGTGGLVVRAEKVGAETLLSRIVKRVSDAQRTRAPIQGLADKVSAVFVPSVVGVALISFVVWSLFGPEPRLAYALISAVAVLIIACPCALGLATPMSIMVGVGRGALDGVLIRSAEALELLEKVNVVVVDKTGTLTEGKPRVVSLLPMEGRNEDSLLSLAAGLEVGSEHPLAAAILKASKGKGLSPVGVKDFSSLTGKGVRGKVDGIEVSLGNEALMDSQGVSLERWRDQVQPLRGKGQTVMFLSERKALVGMIGVADPIKASTAEALVLLRGMRVRVILATGDNEITAQAVAKELGIDDVRAGVLPEEKAEIIKELKGEGAIVAMAGDGVNDAPALALAHVGVAMGTGTDVAMESAGVTLVKGDLRGLAKARSLSQSVMRNIRQNLFFAFFYNVLGVPLAAGILYPFFGWMLSPMIAAAAMSFSSVSVITNALRLRKIKL, via the coding sequence ATGATCGATCCCGTTTGTGGAATGACGGTTCTTGAACCGCCCACGATTGCGACGGAGTGGAACGGAAAACAATTCGGTTTTTGCAATCCGAAATGCCGGGAGAAATTCCTCTCCGATCCCGAGCCCTACAGCGGAGGGAAGGGGAATAAGGCGATCGTTCCGGAGGATCATCGGGACGGGGAATACACCTGTCCCATGGACCCCGAGGTTGTCCAGGTGGGGCCTGGGATCTGTCCCAAATGTGGGATGGCCCTGGAACCCAAAACCATTTCCGTCGCGGAAAAACCAAACCGGGAATTGGAGGACATGACGCGCCGGTTTTGGTGGAGCGCAGGGCTTTCCTTGCCGCTCTTTCTCCTGGAAATGTCGGGTGCAGTGGTCGGGCGGCACGGTGGGTTGACGGGGTGGGCTCAATTCCTTTTGGCCACCCCGGTTGTCCTTTGGGGGGGCGGTCCGTTTTTTGTCCGGGGATGGGCGTCCCTCGTTCGACGGAGCCCCAACATGTTTACGCTCATTGGCTTGGGAACGGGGGTGGCTTACCTCTACAGTATGGTGGCGACATTATTCCCGAATGTGTTCCCAGCGGTGTTTCGGGACGAGGCCGGGCGTGTGGGACTCTACTTCGAAGCCGCCGCGGTGATCGTGACCTTGGTGCTTCTGGGACAGGTCATGGAATTGAGGGCTCGAGATCGAACGTCCGATGCCATTAAGAAATTAATGAATCTGTCTCCCCGAACAGCCCGACGAATTGGGTCAGACGGGCGGGAAGAAGATGTGTCCCTGGCGTCGGTGCAGAAAGGGGACCGGCTTCGGGTGAGGCCGGGGGAGAGTGTTCCGGTGGATGGGGTCGTGGAAGAGGGACGAAGTTCTGTGGATGAGTCCATGATTTCAGGGGAGCCTATTCCCATCGAGAAGGGACCGGGGGATCCGGTTACGGGGGGCACCGTGAACGGAACGGGTGGGCTGGTGGTACGCGCCGAAAAAGTGGGTGCGGAGACGTTACTGTCCCGCATTGTCAAGAGGGTGTCCGACGCCCAACGGACGCGCGCTCCCATTCAAGGGCTGGCGGATAAAGTGTCCGCTGTCTTTGTGCCCAGCGTGGTCGGGGTGGCTTTGATTTCCTTTGTAGTTTGGTCACTTTTCGGACCTGAACCTCGGCTGGCTTACGCGTTGATCTCGGCGGTGGCGGTATTAATTATTGCTTGCCCCTGTGCCTTGGGATTGGCCACGCCCATGTCCATCATGGTGGGTGTCGGCCGGGGCGCCCTGGATGGGGTTTTGATTCGGAGCGCGGAAGCCCTTGAACTGTTGGAGAAAGTGAATGTGGTGGTGGTGGACAAAACAGGAACGTTAACGGAAGGGAAACCCCGCGTGGTCTCCCTCCTCCCGATGGAGGGACGGAATGAGGACTCACTCCTTTCCTTGGCGGCGGGGCTGGAGGTGGGGAGTGAACATCCCTTGGCGGCGGCGATTCTGAAAGCGTCTAAGGGAAAGGGATTGTCCCCTGTGGGGGTGAAAGATTTTTCTTCCCTCACGGGGAAAGGGGTGCGGGGAAAAGTGGATGGTATTGAGGTATCCCTGGGAAACGAGGCCTTGATGGACAGTCAGGGTGTTTCCCTTGAGAGGTGGAGGGATCAGGTTCAACCTCTCCGTGGAAAGGGTCAAACCGTCATGTTCCTCTCGGAAAGAAAGGCGTTGGTGGGAATGATCGGGGTGGCCGACCCGATCAAAGCATCAACGGCCGAAGCCCTGGTCCTTCTTCGTGGGATGAGGGTGAGGGTCATTCTAGCCACGGGCGATAACGAGATCACGGCCCAAGCCGTGGCAAAGGAATTGGGGATCGACGACGTCCGAGCGGGTGTTTTGCCCGAGGAGAAAGCGGAAATTATTAAAGAATTGAAAGGCGAAGGGGCGATCGTGGCCATGGCGGGAGACGGTGTGAATGACGCCCCCGCCTTGGCTTTGGCCCACGTGGGAGTGGCCATGGGGACCGGAACGGACGTGGCCATGGAATCGGCCGGGGTGACGTTGGTGAAAGGCGATTTACGCGGATTGGCGAAGGCGCGCTCTCTTTCTCAGTCGGTGATGCGGAACATACGGCAGAATCTATTCTTCGCATTTTTTTACAATGTTTTGGGAGTGCCCCTTGCGGCGGGGATTCTCTATCCATTCTTTGGTTGGATGTTGTCCCCCATGATCGCGGCCGCGGCCATGAGTTTTAGCTCCGTCTCCGTCATCACCAATGCCCTGAGGTTGAGGAAAATTAAACTTTAA
- a CDS encoding efflux RND transporter permease subunit, which translates to MIEKIIEFSARNKYLVLIFTLVGVLGATYAMKNVPLDAIPDLSDTQVIVYSRWDRSPDILEDQVTYPIVTALLGAPKVKSVRGFSDFGYSYVYVIFEDGTDVYWARSRVLEYLSKITSGLPEGVKTELGPDATGVGWVFQYALVDKTGQNDLAELRSFQDWYLRYWLQAVPGVAEVASIGGFQKQYQVNVDPNALQAYNVPLMKVVDAVRSGNNDVGGRVVEFSGTEYMVRGRGYAKNKEDLEQIVVGRDRNGTPVLIKQIARVEVGPEMRRGVSDLDGEGDTVGGIVVMRYGENALNVIKRVKAKLEEVNPSLPKGVEVVITYDRSDLILRAIQTLKEELTLEMIIVSLVILLFLWHIPSAIIPILTIPISVVLAFIPMYFMGLTTNIMSLAGIAISIGVLVDGAIVEVENAYKRLEEWISGGRIGDYHEVRLNALKEVGPSVFFSLLVIAIAFLPVFTLVDQEGRLFKPLAYTKNLAMGIAAVLAITLDPALRMMFTRMDYSHFKPRWISNVWNAITVGRYYREEKHPISRVLFKIYEPVCRWVLRHRAVTIGGAALLMLSTVPVYLKLGSEFMPPLFEETLLYMPTTLPGISVTEAQKLLQAQDKILKSFPEVERVFGKAGRAETSTDPAPFSMMETTVMLKPMNQWRAKERWYSDFPEFLKTPFRHVWPDRLSKEELIDDMDRAMRFPGVTNAWTMPIKGRIDMLTTGVRTPIGIKIFGGDVKEIEKIGVHIEGILKDLPGTRSIFAERTAGGYFLDFKLKREQLARYGISIDEANQVILTAIGGENVTTTVEGRERYSVNVRYARELRDRLSDLKRVLVPLMDGAQVPLAQLADIELVSGPGMIRDENGMLSGYVYVDLAGRDVGGYVEEAKKVVREKLNLPTGYSLVWSGQYENMLRVRERLKVVIPVTVFLIFLLLFINTQSTVKAGLVMLAVPFSLVGAVWYLWILGYNVSIAVWVGMIALMGLDAEMGVFMLLFLDLSYADAVKKGAMKTYKDLEEAILHGAVKRIRPKAMTVMASMMGLVPIMWSAGTGADMMKRVAAPMIGGLVTSFILELLVYPPLYSIWKWRYEMKHGTVDVSKLARSETRGHGA; encoded by the coding sequence ATGATTGAAAAAATCATTGAATTTTCGGCACGAAATAAATATTTGGTTTTAATCTTCACCTTGGTGGGGGTTCTTGGGGCCACGTATGCCATGAAGAATGTTCCCCTGGATGCCATCCCAGACCTGTCGGACACCCAAGTCATTGTTTATTCTCGGTGGGACAGAAGTCCTGATATCCTGGAAGACCAGGTGACTTACCCCATTGTGACCGCGCTCTTGGGAGCGCCGAAAGTCAAGTCGGTACGGGGGTTCTCCGATTTCGGCTATTCTTATGTTTACGTCATCTTTGAAGATGGGACGGATGTTTATTGGGCACGAAGTCGGGTTTTGGAATATCTCTCCAAAATCACGTCAGGTCTCCCCGAGGGAGTCAAAACCGAGTTAGGGCCGGACGCCACGGGCGTGGGGTGGGTGTTTCAATACGCGTTGGTGGACAAGACCGGTCAAAACGATCTGGCCGAACTTCGAAGTTTCCAGGATTGGTATTTGCGCTATTGGCTGCAAGCGGTCCCTGGTGTGGCGGAAGTGGCTTCGATCGGCGGGTTTCAGAAACAGTATCAAGTGAACGTGGATCCGAACGCGCTTCAGGCCTACAACGTTCCGCTCATGAAAGTGGTGGATGCCGTTCGTTCGGGGAACAACGACGTGGGGGGGCGCGTGGTGGAGTTTTCTGGTACCGAGTATATGGTGCGCGGACGGGGATACGCCAAAAACAAGGAAGATCTTGAACAAATTGTGGTGGGTCGTGACCGGAATGGCACACCCGTTTTGATCAAACAGATTGCCCGGGTTGAAGTCGGGCCGGAAATGCGACGCGGGGTATCGGACCTGGATGGGGAAGGGGACACGGTGGGCGGGATCGTGGTCATGCGTTATGGGGAGAACGCTCTGAACGTTATTAAACGCGTGAAAGCCAAATTAGAAGAAGTGAACCCTTCTTTGCCGAAGGGTGTTGAGGTGGTGATCACTTACGATCGATCGGATCTCATCCTCCGGGCGATTCAAACGTTGAAAGAAGAATTAACCCTTGAAATGATCATCGTGAGTTTGGTGATCCTTCTCTTTCTGTGGCATATTCCTTCGGCAATTATTCCCATCCTGACCATCCCCATCTCTGTTGTCTTGGCTTTTATCCCCATGTATTTCATGGGACTGACCACGAACATCATGTCCTTGGCGGGGATCGCTATTTCGATTGGGGTATTGGTGGACGGGGCCATTGTGGAGGTGGAAAACGCCTACAAACGTTTGGAAGAATGGATTTCCGGGGGAAGGATTGGCGACTATCATGAGGTGCGCTTAAACGCTCTTAAAGAGGTGGGGCCTTCTGTTTTCTTTTCCCTGTTGGTGATTGCCATTGCCTTCTTGCCGGTCTTCACCTTGGTGGATCAGGAGGGAAGACTTTTTAAACCGTTGGCGTATACCAAGAACCTGGCCATGGGAATTGCCGCTGTATTGGCCATCACTTTGGACCCGGCCCTCCGGATGATGTTCACGCGAATGGATTATTCCCATTTCAAACCCCGGTGGATATCGAACGTATGGAACGCCATCACTGTGGGACGGTATTATCGGGAAGAAAAGCACCCCATCAGCCGGGTCCTCTTTAAAATCTACGAACCTGTGTGTCGGTGGGTTCTTCGGCATCGGGCCGTGACGATCGGGGGGGCGGCCCTTTTGATGTTGAGCACGGTTCCGGTCTATTTGAAATTAGGGTCGGAGTTTATGCCGCCTCTCTTTGAAGAAACGCTCCTTTATATGCCCACCACCCTGCCTGGGATCTCTGTGACGGAAGCGCAAAAACTTTTGCAGGCTCAGGACAAAATCCTTAAAAGTTTTCCTGAAGTGGAACGTGTTTTTGGCAAGGCGGGTCGAGCGGAAACCTCCACGGACCCCGCGCCCTTCTCCATGATGGAAACAACGGTCATGCTGAAACCAATGAATCAATGGCGCGCCAAAGAGCGCTGGTATTCCGATTTCCCTGAATTTCTGAAGACGCCCTTTCGGCACGTTTGGCCCGACCGACTGAGCAAAGAAGAATTGATCGATGATATGGACCGTGCCATGCGGTTTCCGGGAGTGACCAACGCGTGGACCATGCCGATTAAGGGACGAATCGACATGTTAACCACCGGGGTCCGGACACCTATCGGCATTAAAATCTTTGGCGGGGATGTCAAAGAGATAGAGAAAATTGGTGTTCACATTGAGGGGATTCTTAAGGATCTTCCGGGGACGCGAAGCATTTTCGCGGAAAGGACCGCGGGTGGATATTTTCTGGATTTTAAGCTGAAACGGGAACAGTTGGCCCGTTACGGGATTTCCATTGACGAGGCCAATCAGGTGATCTTGACGGCCATTGGTGGGGAGAACGTGACCACCACGGTGGAAGGGCGGGAGCGGTATTCCGTTAACGTGCGTTACGCCCGGGAACTCCGAGATCGTTTGAGCGATCTGAAACGTGTTTTGGTTCCCCTGATGGACGGGGCCCAGGTCCCCTTGGCCCAGTTGGCGGATATCGAATTGGTTTCGGGACCGGGGATGATCCGTGATGAAAATGGAATGCTTTCCGGTTATGTCTATGTGGACTTGGCGGGCCGGGATGTGGGGGGGTATGTGGAGGAAGCCAAAAAAGTGGTGCGCGAAAAGTTGAACCTTCCCACGGGGTATTCCTTGGTTTGGAGCGGGCAGTATGAAAACATGTTGCGGGTGCGGGAACGGTTGAAAGTGGTCATCCCCGTCACGGTGTTCTTGATTTTCCTTTTGCTGTTCATCAACACCCAATCCACGGTGAAAGCCGGTCTGGTGATGTTGGCGGTCCCCTTTTCCCTGGTGGGCGCCGTCTGGTATCTCTGGATTTTGGGATACAACGTGTCCATCGCCGTTTGGGTCGGTATGATCGCGTTGATGGGTTTGGACGCGGAAATGGGGGTCTTCATGCTCCTCTTTCTGGACCTGTCCTACGCGGACGCGGTGAAAAAGGGGGCCATGAAAACCTATAAAGATTTGGAAGAGGCGATCCTTCATGGGGCGGTGAAACGGATCCGGCCCAAAGCCATGACCGTGATGGCTTCCATGATGGGATTGGTCCCCATCATGTGGTCGGCGGGGACAGGGGCGGATATGATGAAACGTGTGGCCGCGCCTATGATTGGTGGACTCGTGACCAGTTTCATCCTGGAACTTTTGGTTTATCCCCCGCTCTATTCCATTTGGAAGTGGCGCTATGAAATGAAACACGGCACGGTGGATGTGTCGAAATTGGCCCGCTCAGAAACACGGGGGCACGGGGCATGA